Genomic window (Brevibacterium paucivorans):
CAAACACGCGCCCAGTGCGCACACGCACCACCCGGATGAACGACCTCGGCGCGTTCTATGACACACTCATGTCCCACCCCGGCGAACCTCAAGGAGCACCCACCACAATCGCGGGGACGATCCGGGATGCGATCGACTCACGCACCCCGCTCACACTCACCGTTGCGACCGCGGCTGGTGACCGCAAAGCGGTGACGCTCACTCCCGTCGCGGTCGCGGGTGGAATGGTCCGAGGTCGTCGCAGTTCCGGGGAAGTGACCGTCCCGCTGGTCAGAGTGATCGCAGCGCAACCCAGCAAGGAGGTGTCATGAGCGGGCCTCTAATTGTTCAGTCAGACCGCACGCTTCTTTTGGAGTCAGGGCACCCGGACGCGCAGGTGGCGGGCTTAGCGATCGCACCGTTTGCGCAACTGGCCAAGACTCCCGAATACGTTCACACCTACACGATCACCCCACTGGGGTTGTGGAATGCTCGCGCCAGCGGTTACGACGCGGAATCAGTCGTGAACACGCTGTTGGAGTACGCCAAGTTTCCTGTACCACACGAACTTTTAGTCGACATTGTCGACACGATGGACCGGTTTGGTGTCCTCACGCTGATCGACCACCCCACGCACGGGTTGACTCTCCAGTCCACGGATGCCACCCTACTGGAGCGGTTGCGCGCACACCCGGACATGCAGGGAATCCTGGGCCAAAGAATCGACGAAGAATCCACCGAGGTGTACCCGTCAGAGCGCGGTGAACTCAAGCACCGGCTCCTCAAACTGGGCCACCCCGTCGCCGACCGCGCCGGCTACATCAGCGGTGAAGCCCACACTATTGGGCTGAGCAATACGTGGAGCCTGCGCGATTACCAACAACGTGCCATCGACGCGTTTATTCACGGCGAATCGGGGGTCGTGGTCCTGCCGTGTGGCGCAGGCAAAACCGTGGTGGGCGCAGCCACCATGGCCCAGGTGCAAACCACCACGCTGATCCTGGTGACAAACTCTGTTTCGGCTAAACAGTGGAAAGCTGAACTGTTGCGCAGAACCAGTTTGACGCCGGAGGAGATCGGCGAATACTCCGGGAACCTCAAACAGATTCGCCCCGTCACGATCGCCACCTACCAGGTCCTCACCACC
Coding sequences:
- a CDS encoding DNA repair helicase XPB, coding for MSGPLIVQSDRTLLLESGHPDAQVAGLAIAPFAQLAKTPEYVHTYTITPLGLWNARASGYDAESVVNTLLEYAKFPVPHELLVDIVDTMDRFGVLTLIDHPTHGLTLQSTDATLLERLRAHPDMQGILGQRIDEESTEVYPSERGELKHRLLKLGHPVADRAGYISGEAHTIGLSNTWSLRDYQQRAIDAFIHGESGVVVLPCGAGKTVVGAATMAQVQTTTLILVTNSVSAKQWKAELLRRTSLTPEEIGEYSGNLKQIRPVTIATYQVLTTRRKGSYLHLELLDARNWGLVIYDEVHLLPAPVFRLTAGLQARRRLGLTATLVREDGREEEVFSLIGPKQFDVPWKEIEAAGHIATATCHEIRVKLDRDLRTTYANAEGENRYRLAASCEAKVRATTHIVNKHPDAQILVIGQYLDQLEELGDALNAPVLTGRTPEAERERLYEDFRNGDVRVLVVSKVANFSVDLPQASVAIQVSGSFGSRQEEAQRLGRILRPKENALPATFYTIVTSNTIDEDFAQHRRRFLTEQGYSYTIENFPRD